Within Massilia endophytica, the genomic segment CGACGCCGGTCCCCGCCGCGCGCCAGCCCCAGGGCCTGGAAGTGGAGATCATCGAGAAGAACACGCGCGCCACCGCCATTTCCTTCGGCCTGCCGCTGAGCGTGACCCGCTCGCACCCGGACTTCCCCGCCCTGTGGCTGGTGAAGACCTGGCTCGGCGAGCACCGTTCCTCCAGCGCCGCGCTCTACCAGCGCATCCGCGAAGTGCGGGGCATGAATTACGGCGACTACGCCTATATCGAAGCTTTCCCGCGCGGCATGTTCCAGTTCTTCCCCAGCCCGAACCTGGGCCGCAAGGCGCAGCTCTTCGAAGTCTGGATTCGTCCCGTGGCGCCGGAAAACGCCCACTTCGCCCTGCGCCTGGGCATCGCGGAACTGGACAAGCTGCTGGCGAACGGCCTGACGAAGGAGCAGTTCGAAACGACGCGCGGCTACCTGATGAAGAATGTCTTCGTCATGACGGCGACGCAGGACCAGCAGATCGGCTATGCCCTGGATTCGCAGTGGTACAAAACGCCCGAGTTCACGAAGCTCATGCGCGACGGCCTGTCGAAACTGACGGTGGACGAGGTGAATGCCGCCATGCGCAAGCACCTGTCGGCGCGCAATCTCTCGGTGGTCATGATTGCCAAGGATGCGGCGGGGCTGAAGGAGAAGCTGGTGTCGGACGCCTTCTCGCCCATCAAGTACGACGGCAACAAGCCGCAGTCCGTGCTGGATGAGGACAAGGCCATCGGGGCCATGAAGCTGAACATCCGCCCCGACGCCGTGCGCATCACGCCCGCCGCCGAGGTCTTTACGCAGTAACTACAGCAGGGGCCTTTCCCCTGCCGCGCTGTCCAGCGCCAGTTCCGAGGTTTCCTTGGCGCTGGTCAGCGCGATCAGGGTCTCGGTGCGCAGCACGCCGGGAATGGGCTTCAGGCGCTCCACCATCAGCGCCTGCAGCGCCGCCGTGTCGCGCACCCTCACCTTCACCAGCCAGTTGTGCGGCCCCGTGATATGGTGGGCTTCCTGCACCTCCGGCAGCGCCGTCACCTGGCGCGCGAATTCCGCCTCGTCCGCCCGCGGCTCCAGGTCCACGAAGACGAAGGCGCACAGCCCCAGTCCCACCTTCAGCGGATCGGCCACGGCACGGTTGGCCGCCACCACGCCCGAGGCGTTCATGCGCCGCACGCGGTCGCTCACGGCGGACACGGAAAGGCCGATCTCCTGCCCAATCTCGGCGGCGGAGCGGCGGTTATCGCTTTGCACGATACGCAGAATTTGCAGGTCGATAGCATCCATGCGGGCAGTTTGCCTTTATTCGAAGGGATTTGCCACCTTTTTCACCTTGGGCGCGGGCAGCGCGGCGGGCAGCTCCTCGCCCTCCAGCCGCGCCACCACCTCGCCCAGCAGCTTGTGCAGGGCGCGTGCCTGCTCCAGCCCGGCGCGGTCGCGCGTCAGGTCCACGCCGCCGTGCAGGCTCACGCGGTCCACGCGGTTCTCCACGGCGAGCCCGCCGACATTCAGCACATCGGACTCGTTGGCAAAGGGTTTGAAACCGGTCTTGCTCATGTCAGCCTTTCCGCTTGCCCGCCTTCGGTTTCGGCAGGCGCAGCATGATCTCTTTCCGGGATGGGGTGAGCGAAGGTAGCAGATTGATGCCGATCCTGCTTTCCAGTTGGGCGATGCTCAGGATCTCGGGCCGCGCATCGGCCGCGTTCTCCACGAACCAGGCCCCTCCCGCCCCCTGGCGCGGACTGTACACCACCTTGTACAGGTGGCTGGGCACCAGCACATTGCCCACCTTCTGCAGCTGGCCGCCGAGGAAGGCCGGCCCCGTCAGCACATACAGGTCGCCCTCCTTCTTCGCCATCTTACGCACGGCCTGCTCGATGCCCGACCACACATGGCGGTTGTTCTCCGAATCCTGGGGCACCATATTGGCCAGCGAGAAGCTCTGCTGCTGGCTCTCCCGGTCCGGCATGTCGCCGTTGGGGGCCATGTGGCCGCGGTCGAAACCGCTGCGCGCATAGTCGGCCAGCTCGGCGCGCTGGCCACGCGGCAGGCGCGGCTCGGGATGGAAGGAGTTCTCCCGCGAGAGTTCGGAGGCCGCCGCCACGTTCGGCGCCGTGAGATGCTCGGCCGACCAGAGCGGCGTGCGCGTCAGGCCGGAGTGCATGACGCCGAAGACCTTGTAGCACAGCTCCTGCGTGCCCTTGGCGAGTTTCTCGTTGCGGATTTCGGGCGCGCGGCCCTGCATGTAATGCTGCGGACAGGCCGCAAAGGCCCATCCGCACGCCGCCAGCATGGCGGCGCCAATCAGTTTGCGAAGCATGGTTCCTGCACTGAACAATCGGATGGCGGCATTCTAACCGACGGGCAGCGACTGCAACAGGCTGTGGGCATGCCTGCGCAGCACCGCGTTCAGTTCCGGGGGCGACTGCACCGTGAAGCCGAAAGGCAGGCTGGCCAGCTGGCGCGCGAACCATTCCAGTTCGTCGGACTGGTTATGCAGCAGCACGCCCTGCGGCGTCTGCTCGAACAGGCCCATATAGCCCGGCAGGCGCTCCTGCGCCTCCGCCAGGCTGCAGTGCAGGAGCACCGTAGCCGCGAATTTGCGCGGCAAAGTGGCAATGGCCAGGCGCAGATGGTCCATCGCATCGAAATCCTCTGGCCGCTCGAAGGCCTGGAGCACGGGCTGCACCTCCACGATGCGGTCCAGGCGGAAGGTGCGCATCGCGCCACGCAGGTGGCAGTGCCCCACCGCGTACCAGAAGCCGAGATAGTAGGCCAGGCCGTAAGGGTCGAACAGCCTCTCCGTTTCGCCCTCCGCGCCGGGGCTGCGGTAGCGCAGCCGCACGCGCTGGCGCACCTGGGCCGCCGCGCTCAGCGCCGCCAGTGCGCCATTGTCCGGCGGCGCCGTGCCGCTTGCCAGGTCCAGGCTCACGGTCGCGTCGATGGCGCCCACGCGCCGCTTCAGCCCATCGGGCATGATGCGTTCCAGCTTGGCCTGGGCGCTGGCCACGGCGGGCGCCGCCTCCGCCAGGCCAAGGCTGCGCGCGGCCAGCAGGCCAAGCGAGAGGGCCAGCGCCTCGTCGTCCGTAAACATCATGGGCGGCAGCTTGAAGCCCGGCATAAGGGCATAGCCGCCATAGCGCCCGCGCTCGGCGGTGATGGGAATGCCGATCTCCTCCAGCATCACGATATAGCGGCGCAGCGTGCGCCCGTCCACCTCGATGCGGCGAGACAGCTCGGCGCCGCTCATGCGGCCATGGGTCTGCAGCAGTTCCAGCACGGCCAGAACGCGGGTGGTGGGTCGGTACATGCCTCAACAATATCAGGAAATCAGGGCCATTTCTGCCCTGATTGAACCCTAAGCTCCCATCCAACAACATTCCGAAGGAGCGCAGCATGCACAGCACCGCCAATCTCTGGCTGTATTTCGTGGTCGTATTCGGCATCATCGCCCTGCCTGGGCTGGACATGGCCTTCGTCATGGCCAACTCCCTGCTGGGAGGCAGGCGCGCGGGCCTGGCGGCCGTGGCGGGCATTGTGGCGGGCGGTTTTTGCCACCTGCTGATGGGCGCCCTGGGCGTGGCCCTGGTGATGCAGCTCTGGCCGGCCCTGTTCAAGGTCATGCTGCTGGCGGGCGCCGTCTATATCGCGTGGATGGGCTGGACCTTCCTGCGCAGCAGCGATGTGTTCACGCCCGGCACGGGCAAGGAGGTGCTGGCGCCGCCCGTCATCTTCCGCCGCGCCATGCTGACCAGCCTCCTGAACCCGAAGGCCTATATCTTCATGCTGGCCATCTTCCCCCAGTTCCTGCACGCGGACCAGGGGCCCGTGTGGATGCAGTCGGGCGTGCTGGGGGCCATCACGGCGGGCACGCAGGCGGCGGTCTACGGCGCCCTGGCGCTGGCGGCGGCGCAGGCCACGCAGTGGTTCGCCCGCAATCCCGGCGCCGCCGTGCTGACTTCCCGCGCCATCGGCGTGCTGCTGCTCGGCACCGCCGCGCTCAGCATCGCCCAGGCGCTGCGCTGATTCAGTGCACCCGGTCCAGGGCCTGCAGCACGCCCTTGCGGTTCTTGTGTGTGGTTTCGTACTGGCGCACCTTGCGGCGCTGGGCGGCGGTGAGGTCGGCCAGCGCATTGCGCACCTGGGGCACCGTCATTTTCTGGTAGTTCTTGATTGGCACGCTGCTGTCGGCGCCGGAAGCGGTGCTGGCCTTGCGGCTGGCCGTGGGCTTGGCACGTTTCGCCGGCGCCGCGCGTTTGGCGGCGGGTTTGGCGGACGCGGTCTTGCGGGACGGCGATTTCGCGGCGCGGGAACGGGAGGATGCAGATTTCGACGCGGAGGATTTCTTCGCCGCCGGCTTGGCCTTGGCGTCCTTGGTCTCACCTGCTTCGCGCCGCTGCTTGTTCACGATGCGGGCGGCAACTTCTTCTTCGCGCCCCTTGTAGCGGCCTTCCTTCTCGAACTTCGCTTCGATTTCCTTGTATTCGCGCTCGCGCTTTGGGCTGGCTCCTCGTGGCATGATGGCCTCCTTGGAAAGAAAGCCCCATGCTACTCAATAGGCCGCGCCTGCGGCGCACACGAGGCTAGAACTGCTCCACCCAGCCCGCCAGTTGCGAAGGCGTGAGCGCCGCTTCGGCCTTGGCGAGGCGCGCCAGCACGCCGTTTTCGGCCTTCGCCATCTGCAGCGTCGCTCCCCGTTTGCCCAGCCACAGCAGGGTTGCCAGCCAGGCCGCATGCTGCGGAGAGACCTGGGTTTCGGCCGCCGTTTCAAGGTATTCGGCCAGCGCGGAGCCGGACGCGAACAGCGCGCCATCGCCCGACAGCTGGAGCGTGGGGCCGAAGGATTCGGCGAGCACCGTCAGCGCCTGCTCCGGCGCAGCACCTTCCAGGCGCTGCTCGAGTTCGACCAGCTGCTCGCGCACCTGGCGCCCGAAGGCGGCGCTGCGGAAGGCTTCCGCGCTGATCAGGTCGGCGTGGTCCATCATCAGCCAGTCCGGTTCCGGCGGCGTGAGCCCGGCGCACAGGGCGCCGGAGAGATAGGCTTCCACCGGCACCACCGGCATGTCGCCGCCGATGCTGGCCGACAGCGCATACACCGTGCCGATACGGTGCGCCACCGCCTGTTTCTGGCGCACCAGCAGCTTCTCGCGCAGCAGCTGCGCGTGTTCCTTGCGCAGGCGGGCCAGCTCCAGCGCCTGTTTCATCTCCATGCGCAGGGCCGAAATGTCCCAGGGCTTCTGGATGTAGCGGTGGATCTGGCCCTGGTTGACCGCTTCCACCGTGTGCTCCAGCTCCGAATACGCCGTCGTCAGGATGCGCACGATGTGCGGATACCTGTCCCAGGCATGGAAGAGCAGCTCGTTGCCGTAGGCGCCGGGCATGCGCTGGTCCGACACCAGCACGGCGATGGAATCGTGCTGCTCATCGAGGATGCGCTTGCCCTCCTCGACGGATTCCGCCGTGATCACGGGCGCCATGGAACCGAGGGCGCGCTGGAAGTATTTGAGTGCGGTGGCCTCGTCGTCCACATAGAGGATGGCCGGGACTGGCCTGCTGGCTTCGGTCATGCTGGTTCCTTTTCTGATGCCGGAAAGTTCAAGGTGACGGTGGTCCACTGGCCCTGCTCGGACTGCACGCGCAGGTGGCCGCCGAAGGACTGCATCACGCGGTTGCAGAAGATCAGCCCCCAGCCGCTGCCGCCGCTCCTGCCGTGCATGGTGACGGGATCGATCAGCAGACGGTTCAGGATGGCGGGCGGAATGCCCGGCCCATTATCCTCCAGCGAGATATAGGGCCGCCCCTCGTGCGCCACCACGAAGCGCAGCGAGGGGGCGGGATGGCCTTCCAGCGCGCGCAGGGCATTGCTGAGCACCGAGGATAGCACCAGGGCCACGCAGTTGGGAGAGGCGCGCACCGTGAAGTCCTGCCTCACGTCGACGGCGACGGCCGCGCGCTGGGGCGGCGTCAGGGGGTAGCTGTTCAGGATGGCCGAGATCATCTGCGCCGCGCTGCCTTCGGCCAGGCGGGCCGGCGGCACCACGCAGGCGCGCTTCACGGACTCCACAAAGCTCGACAGCACGGACAGGCAGTAGCGCGCGTTGTCCGTCATATGGGCGGCCGCGTTGCCGATTTCCGCCTTCAGCGGCAGGCCGCGCTCCGGTTCGTCCGAATTCACCCGGCGCTGCAGGGTGCGCGCGAAATTGGCGATGGTGGACAGGGGCGTGTTCAGCTCATGCGCCAGGAAGGCCACGGTCTCCTCGATGGCGAGCATGCTGTGGCGGCGCGCGGCCCGCTCGCGCGCACTGGCGCTGGCCAGGCGCAGGGCCGAGCGCAGCGCGCCCATGTCCAGCGGCTTTTCCAGGATGCGGAAGATGTCGCCCCCGTTCACCGTTTCCAGCAGCACCTCCTTGTCCGCATAGGCGGTGACGAGGATGCGCACCAGGTGGGGATAGTGCTGCTCCACCACGCGCAGCAGTTCCCCGCCCGCCTGGCCCGGCATGCGGTAATCCGTGACCAGCACCTCCACCTTGCAGTCGGGCTGGCGCAGGATGGCCAGGGCCTCGCTGACGCCGGGCGCGGTGAGCACCTTGTAATCGGGCTCGATGGCGCGCGCGAAGTATTTGCAGGCCAGCTCCTCGTCGTCCACATACAGGACGGTCGCAACGTTCGGCGGATTCTCGCTCATTCAACGCTCCCCGCCCGCCGCGCGCGGCAGGTCGAAACTGAACCGTGTGAACACATTGGGCACGCTTTCCACCGACAGCAGGCCGCCGTGGCGCTGCACCACGCTGTAGCAGATGCTCAGGCCCAGGCCGAGGCCCTGCCCCACTTCGCTGGTGGTGAAGAAGGGCTCGAACACGCGGCCGATGTTCTCCGGCGCGATGCCCGGGCCGTTGTCCTCCACCGCCACCCGCAGGCGCTCGCCGTCCGCGGTGGCGCTCACGGTGATGACCGGCTCCGGCGTGCCGCTCCGGCGCAGCGCCAGGGCCGCGTTGCTGAGCAGGTTGATGAGCACCCCGATAATGGCCGCCTCGTCGCCGCGCGCCATGGTGTCGCCGGGCAGGCTGCGGCGCACTTCCACGCCCTTGAGCTCATGGCCCACCAGGCGCACGGCCGCGTCCAGCGCCCGCTCGAAGAGGAACTGCACATTGTCGTAGTCCGCCCCGCTCTTGCGGTAGGCGAAGGTCTTGAGGTCGGACACGATGTACTGCACCCGCTGCATGCCCTGCTTGGCGTCGGCCAGGCATTCGGCCAGGGTGGCGCTGGCCTTCGCGGCCGGGTCCTCGCTGGCCAGCTCGATGGCCATCAGGCAGAAATTGACGGGATTGTTCACCTCGTGCAGCAAGCCGGCGGACAGGGTGCCGAGCGCCGCCATCTTCTCCTGCTGCAGCATCTGGCCCTTGATGTCGGCCAGGCTGCGGTTGGTCTGTTCCAGCTCCCCGTTCTTCTGCGCCAGTTCGTCCTTCAGCGCAAAGAGCTGGCGCCGGTCCCGCTCGTTGAAATAGGTGTAGACCGTGCTGCCCAGCACCGCGAAGAGGATGATGGTGCCGTGGAAGAGGAACTGGCTGTGGTCCACGATGCCCTGCGGCCGCAGCGCGCAGGCCAGGTAGAACATGAGGAGGGTCAGCAGGCCGAAGCCCAGGGTGTACTTGTACCCGACCGGGAACAGGGTGCCCACGGCGAAGATGGTGAGGATGATGCCCGCGTAGAAGAGCGAGCTCTCGCCCTCCGTCACGTGAATCATCCAGGCGATCATCAGCTGCGGGAAGGTGAGCCAGATGAAGGTCACGGCATGCACGTGGCGCTGGCCGTAGCTGGTATACAGGAGGGCCAGGGCCGCCAGCACCGCCAGGCTGGTGCCCGCGCGCACCAGGCCGAAGCGCATCATCTCGTTCGGATAGACGGCATAGTCGAGCACCATGCCGAGCAGGACCAGCACGATCACGGTGACCGCGCAGGCCTTGCTCGCCAGAAGGTGGTAGCCCTTCAGCTCCTGCTCATAGCTGCTGCGCGTCAGGCTGGCTTCCATGCGGATTGACTGTGGTTTCGGCGAAGACGTTCACGCCGGTGGGATCGGTGAAGATGCGCGTGCCGCTGCTGCGCTCTGGCAGGATGGCTGCCATCTTCGCTTCGTCGCGGTAGATGAGATACCACTCGAGTATGTGCTCCATGCTGAAGCGCTCGGGATTGCTGCTGTGGACATTGGTCACCAGCAGGCTGCCGCCCGGACGGCTGCGCGAGGCGAAATAGTTGTTCAGTTTCGAGCACACCTTGTCCGAGAGGTAGTCGAACAGGCCCGCGCAGTAGACGGCGTCGAACTCGCCCTGGCCCGCGCTGCTCGGCTCCACCCGCCGCTTGAGCAGCTGGTGCACGGAATCGTGCGTAAAAGTGATGGCCATGGCGCTGCCCACCGTGCGCTGGATGCCGTCCAGGGTGGCGCGGGTCCAGTCCAGGGTTTCGCTGCTGAAGTCCACCAGTTCGAACTCCAGCATTTCGGGATTCGGATAACGCTGCAGGAAGCGCTGGATCTCCTGGGCCGGGCCGCAGCCCACGTTCAGCACCCGGAAGGGACGGCCCGCCGCGCGCGCCCGGTCCGCCAGGCGGCACAGGTAGTCGACCAGGATGTCGATGCGGTGGCGGTGGGCGGTGGCCACGGCCGTCTGCAGGAAGGCCGTGTTCACGATCTGGAAATAGGTGTTCGGGCCTTCGCGCGGGTCGCCCAGGATCTGGTTCACCATCTGGTAGTCGCCCGCGTAGCCCAGCGGCTTGGTATAGGTGCGGAAGACAAAAGGCGCGCGCAGGATCAGGGGATGCAGGGCCGCCTGGGCGAAGGCGCGGTGCGAAGCGGCCAGGTCGTCGTCCACCAGCGAGGCCTGGCGATTGAGCTCGTCGAAGATATCCTTGGTCTTGCGCATCAGGGGCGCCGCCAGTTCGTGGAAGTAGTCCAGGCGCAGGCGGTTGCCCTCGCG encodes:
- a CDS encoding Lrp/AsnC family transcriptional regulator gives rise to the protein MDAIDLQILRIVQSDNRRSAAEIGQEIGLSVSAVSDRVRRMNASGVVAANRAVADPLKVGLGLCAFVFVDLEPRADEAEFARQVTALPEVQEAHHITGPHNWLVKVRVRDTAALQALMVERLKPIPGVLRTETLIALTSAKETSELALDSAAGERPLL
- a CDS encoding response regulator, producing MTEASRPVPAILYVDDEATALKYFQRALGSMAPVITAESVEEGKRILDEQHDSIAVLVSDQRMPGAYGNELLFHAWDRYPHIVRILTTAYSELEHTVEAVNQGQIHRYIQKPWDISALRMEMKQALELARLRKEHAQLLREKLLVRQKQAVAHRIGTVYALSASIGGDMPVVPVEAYLSGALCAGLTPPEPDWLMMDHADLISAEAFRSAAFGRQVREQLVELEQRLEGAAPEQALTVLAESFGPTLQLSGDGALFASGSALAEYLETAAETQVSPQHAAWLATLLWLGKRGATLQMAKAENGVLARLAKAEAALTPSQLAGWVEQF
- a CDS encoding LysE family translocator is translated as MHSTANLWLYFVVVFGIIALPGLDMAFVMANSLLGGRRAGLAAVAGIVAGGFCHLLMGALGVALVMQLWPALFKVMLLAGAVYIAWMGWTFLRSSDVFTPGTGKEVLAPPVIFRRAMLTSLLNPKAYIFMLAIFPQFLHADQGPVWMQSGVLGAITAGTQAAVYGALALAAAQATQWFARNPGAAVLTSRAIGVLLLGTAALSIAQALR
- a CDS encoding DNA/RNA non-specific endonuclease — its product is MLRKLIGAAMLAACGWAFAACPQHYMQGRAPEIRNEKLAKGTQELCYKVFGVMHSGLTRTPLWSAEHLTAPNVAAASELSRENSFHPEPRLPRGQRAELADYARSGFDRGHMAPNGDMPDRESQQQSFSLANMVPQDSENNRHVWSGIEQAVRKMAKKEGDLYVLTGPAFLGGQLQKVGNVLVPSHLYKVVYSPRQGAGGAWFVENAADARPEILSIAQLESRIGINLLPSLTPSRKEIMLRLPKPKAGKRKG
- a CDS encoding helix-turn-helix transcriptional regulator, giving the protein MYRPTTRVLAVLELLQTHGRMSGAELSRRIEVDGRTLRRYIVMLEEIGIPITAERGRYGGYALMPGFKLPPMMFTDDEALALSLGLLAARSLGLAEAAPAVASAQAKLERIMPDGLKRRVGAIDATVSLDLASGTAPPDNGALAALSAAAQVRQRVRLRYRSPGAEGETERLFDPYGLAYYLGFWYAVGHCHLRGAMRTFRLDRIVEVQPVLQAFERPEDFDAMDHLRLAIATLPRKFAATVLLHCSLAEAQERLPGYMGLFEQTPQGVLLHNQSDELEWFARQLASLPFGFTVQSPPELNAVLRRHAHSLLQSLPVG
- a CDS encoding class I SAM-dependent methyltransferase — its product is MPLQSQIDPVVSFVNTQGEAVRGTIVNIQRQSLVMEVYNPYSIVQVSEVLNELTVRIGSKSVYVGKAVVINMVNTGLTAIVSVSLTDEWRELSDEVLAPGAIGDKARAFVTGWSERFSLRRDYQIVVNEARAFLADASRWLEQVDLSGSLPREGNRLRLDYFHELAAPLMRKTKDIFDELNRQASLVDDDLAASHRAFAQAALHPLILRAPFVFRTYTKPLGYAGDYQMVNQILGDPREGPNTYFQIVNTAFLQTAVATAHRHRIDILVDYLCRLADRARAAGRPFRVLNVGCGPAQEIQRFLQRYPNPEMLEFELVDFSSETLDWTRATLDGIQRTVGSAMAITFTHDSVHQLLKRRVEPSSAGQGEFDAVYCAGLFDYLSDKVCSKLNNYFASRSRPGGSLLVTNVHSSNPERFSMEHILEWYLIYRDEAKMAAILPERSSGTRIFTDPTGVNVFAETTVNPHGSQPDAQQL
- a CDS encoding hybrid sensor histidine kinase/response regulator gives rise to the protein MSENPPNVATVLYVDDEELACKYFARAIEPDYKVLTAPGVSEALAILRQPDCKVEVLVTDYRMPGQAGGELLRVVEQHYPHLVRILVTAYADKEVLLETVNGGDIFRILEKPLDMGALRSALRLASASARERAARRHSMLAIEETVAFLAHELNTPLSTIANFARTLQRRVNSDEPERGLPLKAEIGNAAAHMTDNARYCLSVLSSFVESVKRACVVPPARLAEGSAAQMISAILNSYPLTPPQRAAVAVDVRQDFTVRASPNCVALVLSSVLSNALRALEGHPAPSLRFVVAHEGRPYISLEDNGPGIPPAILNRLLIDPVTMHGRSGGSGWGLIFCNRVMQSFGGHLRVQSEQGQWTTVTLNFPASEKEPA
- a CDS encoding sensor histidine kinase → MEASLTRSSYEQELKGYHLLASKACAVTVIVLVLLGMVLDYAVYPNEMMRFGLVRAGTSLAVLAALALLYTSYGQRHVHAVTFIWLTFPQLMIAWMIHVTEGESSLFYAGIILTIFAVGTLFPVGYKYTLGFGLLTLLMFYLACALRPQGIVDHSQFLFHGTIILFAVLGSTVYTYFNERDRRQLFALKDELAQKNGELEQTNRSLADIKGQMLQQEKMAALGTLSAGLLHEVNNPVNFCLMAIELASEDPAAKASATLAECLADAKQGMQRVQYIVSDLKTFAYRKSGADYDNVQFLFERALDAAVRLVGHELKGVEVRRSLPGDTMARGDEAAIIGVLINLLSNAALALRRSGTPEPVITVSATADGERLRVAVEDNGPGIAPENIGRVFEPFFTTSEVGQGLGLGLSICYSVVQRHGGLLSVESVPNVFTRFSFDLPRAAGGER